From a region of the Planktothrix sp. FACHB-1365 genome:
- a CDS encoding peptidoglycan-binding protein, which translates to MGIRTAIIAGLFSLVLPAFAPVAFATSNSSLGLTESWQEGSNSGFTSSVTDTEGARRELFSEPFYQVEPQPSRRRERVLSQGTEGSQVTGLQQHLKAHGFSPGKIDSVFGPRTTASVRAFQAAKGLEVTGVVDRNTWQALSAEPQISSPIQEESLLARGSRGSDVRILQERLEAKGYNPGPIDGILGSRTLTALHEFQTAQGLETSNSVNEATWTALNGTSLRQETPANLTEEKVISPEENSNLIQEETTDLGNNSEEEVFNLEGFTN; encoded by the coding sequence ATGGGTATCAGAACTGCTATTATTGCTGGCCTGTTTTCTTTGGTTCTTCCGGCTTTTGCTCCCGTGGCGTTCGCAACGTCGAATTCCAGTTTAGGATTAACAGAATCATGGCAGGAGGGCAGCAATTCCGGGTTCACGTCTAGTGTTACTGATACAGAAGGTGCAAGACGAGAACTTTTTTCTGAACCATTTTATCAAGTTGAACCTCAACCGTCGCGCCGCCGGGAACGGGTGTTATCCCAGGGAACAGAAGGTTCTCAGGTGACAGGGTTACAACAACATTTAAAAGCTCATGGGTTTAGTCCGGGGAAAATTGACAGTGTTTTTGGCCCTCGGACAACGGCCTCTGTTCGAGCATTTCAGGCTGCTAAAGGATTAGAAGTGACGGGGGTTGTAGACCGAAATACCTGGCAGGCGTTATCGGCAGAACCTCAAATTTCGAGTCCGATTCAAGAGGAAAGCCTTTTAGCCAGAGGTTCACGGGGAAGCGATGTCCGCATCTTACAAGAACGTTTAGAAGCCAAAGGCTATAATCCTGGCCCCATTGATGGGATTTTGGGTTCTCGCACCTTAACGGCGTTGCATGAATTCCAAACAGCCCAAGGGTTAGAAACGAGTAATTCTGTTAATGAAGCGACTTGGACAGCTTTAAATGGAACTTCATTGCGTCAAGAAACCCCGGCTAATTTAACGGAAGAAAAGGTAATTTCCCCTGAAGAAAATTCTAATTTAATTCAGGAAGAAACAACGGATTTAGGGAATAATTCTGAGGAAGAAGTCTTCAATTTAGAAGGGTTCACCAATTAA
- the rpe gene encoding ribulose-phosphate 3-epimerase — protein MTTTQKPIVIAPSILSADFSRLGEEIRAVDEAGADWIHVDVMDGRFVPNITIGPLIVEAIRPVTQKPLDVHLMIVEPEKYVEGFAKAGADIISVHAEHNASPHLHRTLGQIRELGKQAGVVLNPSTPLELIEYVLELCDLVLIMSVNPGFGGQKFIPGILPKIRQLRQMCDERGLNPWIEVDGGLKGDNTWQVLEAGANAIVAGSAVFNAPDYATAIEGIRNSKRPTPELATV, from the coding sequence ATGACCACAACCCAAAAACCGATTGTTATTGCTCCTTCTATATTATCAGCCGATTTTAGTCGTCTAGGTGAAGAAATTCGAGCCGTGGATGAAGCGGGTGCAGATTGGATTCATGTTGATGTGATGGATGGCCGTTTCGTTCCCAATATTACGATTGGGCCATTAATTGTGGAAGCCATTCGTCCCGTGACCCAAAAACCTCTGGATGTTCACTTAATGATTGTGGAACCGGAAAAATATGTTGAAGGGTTTGCCAAGGCGGGTGCTGATATTATTTCGGTTCATGCTGAACACAACGCTTCTCCCCACTTACATCGAACTCTTGGCCAAATTCGGGAATTGGGCAAACAAGCGGGTGTGGTTTTGAATCCTTCAACTCCCTTAGAATTAATTGAATATGTGTTAGAGCTTTGTGACTTGGTGTTAATCATGAGCGTTAACCCCGGTTTTGGCGGTCAGAAGTTTATCCCTGGAATTCTGCCGAAAATTCGTCAATTACGCCAAATGTGTGATGAACGGGGTTTAAATCCCTGGATTGAAGTTGATGGTGGTCTTAAAGGTGATAATACTTGGCAAGTGTTAGAAGCAGGTGCTAATGCGATTGTTGCAGGTTCTGCGGTTTTCAATGCACCGGATTATGCTACAGCTATTGAAGGAATTCGTAATAGCAAACGCCCAACTCCTGAGTTAGCAACGGTCTAA